The following proteins come from a genomic window of Geomonas sp. RF6:
- the coaD gene encoding pantetheine-phosphate adenylyltransferase: MSPKIAVYPGSFDPITYGHLDIIERSLQVFDRVIVAVAINSTKKSLFSIEERTALLNEVLKDEPRVRVDSFSGLLVDYVNSQGAEVIVRGLRAVSDFEFEFQLAQMNRSLAQHIQTLFMMTSVPYSFLSSSIIKEVSSLNGSVDGMVPPLVKAALDAKFKR; this comes from the coding sequence GTGTCCCCGAAAATAGCTGTATATCCAGGCTCTTTCGATCCCATCACCTATGGTCACCTGGACATAATCGAGCGCTCCCTGCAGGTCTTCGATCGCGTCATCGTCGCGGTCGCCATAAACTCCACCAAAAAATCGCTCTTTTCCATCGAGGAACGCACGGCGCTTCTGAACGAGGTACTGAAGGACGAGCCGCGGGTGCGGGTCGACTCCTTCAGCGGGCTCCTCGTGGACTACGTCAACTCCCAGGGAGCCGAGGTTATCGTCCGAGGGTTGCGGGCGGTCTCCGACTTCGAGTTCGAATTCCAGCTGGCCCAGATGAACAGAAGCCTCGCGCAACATATCCAGACTCTCTTCATGATGACCTCCGTCCCCTACAGCTTCCTCTCGTCTTCCATCATCAAGGAAGTCAGCTCACTTAATGGATCCGTTGACGGCATGGTGCCTCCGCTGGTAAAGGCGGCACTCGATGCCAAATTCAAAAGATAA
- the rsmD gene encoding 16S rRNA (guanine(966)-N(2))-methyltransferase RsmD: MAGGRAARGVAKVRIIAGVARGQKLNAPKGMRVRPTADRVKEALFSIIASRLGSFEGLRVLDIFAGTGNLGIEALSRGAGYALFIDSHRDSVTVLKQNLQQVKLAEKAKVLAQDAVAALRAASVTEAPFDLVLLDPPYRQGHAERVLEVLGASPLVSEETLVVAEFAKGETIPVSFGRLQEIDRRNYGDTVLSFLVLGTEETEPEPSEVE; encoded by the coding sequence TTGGCAGGGGGCAGAGCGGCAAGGGGAGTAGCGAAAGTGCGCATAATCGCCGGAGTGGCACGGGGACAAAAGCTCAACGCACCGAAGGGGATGCGGGTGCGCCCGACCGCCGACCGGGTGAAGGAAGCGCTTTTCAGCATCATCGCCAGCCGTCTCGGGAGCTTCGAGGGACTTCGCGTCCTGGACATCTTCGCCGGCACCGGAAACCTCGGCATCGAGGCCCTGAGCCGCGGCGCGGGCTACGCTCTCTTCATCGATTCCCATCGCGATTCCGTGACTGTCTTGAAGCAGAACCTGCAGCAGGTGAAGCTGGCAGAGAAGGCAAAGGTACTGGCGCAGGATGCGGTCGCCGCGCTGAGAGCCGCTTCGGTCACCGAGGCGCCCTTCGACCTCGTACTGCTCGATCCCCCGTACCGCCAGGGACACGCCGAGCGCGTGCTGGAAGTACTCGGGGCGTCCCCCCTTGTCTCTGAGGAAACGCTCGTCGTTGCAGAGTTCGCAAAGGGGGAAACTATCCCCGTATCCTTCGGGCGGCTGCAGGAGATCGACAGAAGGAACTATGGCGACACGGTCCTCTCTTTCCTGGTGCTGGGGACGGAAGAAACGGAGCCGGAGCCTTCCGAGGTCGAATAA